One genomic window of Bacillus mycoides includes the following:
- a CDS encoding SIMPL domain-containing protein, translating into MQGGMNPYLHNIRTTNTGKEATITVQGEGIIKAKPNVVILTLGIRTDSKNVKQAQEENAVQSKQLLDALKQLGIADKDIETISYTITPQYEYVNDKALLQGYRVEHLYEITVLNVQKAGEVYDIAVTNGANVAKGLRFRISHPNKYYEQALIQALQQAVDKARTIASTYNLNINPVPLSLVEESVQLPREIASYATLHAQAAPPIQSGELEIISSIRAIFTYL; encoded by the coding sequence ATGCAAGGTGGAATGAATCCGTATTTACATAATATCCGTACGACAAATACTGGTAAAGAAGCTACTATTACTGTACAAGGAGAAGGTATTATAAAGGCAAAACCAAATGTTGTCATATTAACACTGGGCATTCGAACAGATAGTAAAAATGTAAAACAAGCGCAAGAAGAAAATGCAGTGCAATCGAAACAATTGCTTGATGCACTCAAACAGCTAGGTATTGCCGATAAAGATATAGAAACCATTTCTTATACAATTACTCCTCAATACGAATATGTAAATGATAAAGCATTACTACAAGGCTACCGTGTGGAGCATTTGTATGAAATTACCGTTTTAAATGTGCAAAAAGCAGGGGAAGTATATGATATAGCCGTTACGAATGGTGCAAACGTAGCAAAAGGATTACGTTTTCGAATATCTCATCCAAATAAATATTATGAGCAAGCTCTCATTCAAGCTCTGCAACAAGCAGTAGACAAAGCTCGTACAATTGCGAGTACCTACAATTTAAATATTAATCCTGTTCCCCTCTCACTCGTTGAAGAATCTGTCCAATTACCGCGAGAGATCGCATCATATGCTACTTTGCATGCGCAAGCAGCTCCGCCCATTCAATCGGGAGAATTAGAAATTATATCTTCTATCCGGGCTATTTTTACGTATTTATAA
- a CDS encoding NCS2 family permease: protein MKGILERTFKLGLHETSPKQEVLAGVTSFFTIVYIMIVNASILSDAGIPLEAGILATVFSSFVGCLLMAFWANAPVILVPGMGVNAFFTYTAVHTLGLTWQEALAAVFISGIIFAIAAFTPIARVLSVSIPKSLKEAITVGIGLFLAFIGLQKGGLVVSNPNTAVAMGKLSSPIVLATLLTLIVALVLFVRNVRGSFLWTIAIGTGIAWLFGLVDTSQLGNSSFSFANYGDVFGAMSFGKLSSLPFWIATFSLSMVLIFENMGLLHGLLEDDRKFPRAYQANAISAMTCGLFGTSPTVSTVESAAGITAGGKTGLTSIVTGLLFFASLFALPFVKIIPDSAIAPILIIIGGLMITSIQQIPLNDFSEGFPAFLIIVMIPLTYSIADGIAFGFIAYPILKVALGKRKEVAPSMYIITCLFLAMFVLHAIG, encoded by the coding sequence ATGAAAGGAATACTTGAAAGAACATTTAAATTAGGTTTACATGAAACATCACCAAAACAAGAAGTTTTAGCTGGCGTTACGTCATTTTTCACGATCGTATATATTATGATTGTAAATGCATCAATCTTATCAGATGCTGGCATTCCTCTTGAAGCTGGAATTTTAGCAACTGTTTTCAGTTCATTCGTCGGATGTCTGCTCATGGCATTTTGGGCAAATGCACCTGTTATTCTTGTTCCTGGTATGGGTGTAAATGCATTCTTCACGTACACTGCTGTCCATACGCTCGGGTTAACTTGGCAAGAAGCATTAGCGGCTGTCTTTATCTCTGGTATTATTTTTGCAATTGCCGCTTTTACACCAATCGCTCGCGTGCTCTCGGTATCGATTCCAAAGTCATTAAAGGAAGCTATTACTGTCGGCATCGGATTGTTTCTAGCATTTATCGGATTGCAAAAAGGTGGTTTAGTCGTTTCGAATCCAAATACTGCTGTTGCAATGGGGAAATTAAGTAGTCCTATCGTTCTTGCCACACTACTTACTCTTATTGTCGCACTTGTGCTATTTGTGCGTAACGTACGTGGAAGCTTTTTATGGACGATTGCAATTGGCACTGGTATTGCATGGCTGTTTGGTCTTGTTGATACGAGTCAACTGGGAAATAGTTCGTTTTCATTCGCTAATTATGGCGATGTGTTTGGAGCTATGTCATTTGGGAAACTTTCTTCCTTGCCATTTTGGATTGCAACATTCTCCTTAAGCATGGTGCTTATTTTTGAGAACATGGGACTACTGCACGGTTTATTAGAAGATGACCGTAAATTCCCACGTGCTTACCAAGCAAATGCAATTTCAGCAATGACATGTGGTCTATTTGGCACAAGCCCTACCGTTTCAACAGTAGAGAGTGCCGCAGGTATTACTGCAGGCGGAAAAACAGGTCTGACGTCTATCGTTACAGGGTTGTTATTCTTTGCATCACTGTTTGCGCTTCCGTTTGTCAAAATAATTCCTGATAGTGCCATTGCACCAATCTTAATTATTATTGGCGGGCTGATGATTACAAGCATTCAACAAATTCCTCTGAACGACTTTTCAGAAGGATTTCCAGCGTTTTTAATTATCGTTATGATCCCGCTCACATATAGTATCGCTGATGGCATTGCGTTCGGATTTATTGCTTATCCTATCTTGAAAGTTGCTCTTGGAAAGCGTAAAGAAGTCGCACCGTCCATGTATATTATTACATGCTTATTCTTAGCCATGTTCGTATTACACGCTATTGGCTAA
- the corA gene encoding magnesium/cobalt transporter CorA produces MGEIMIRICAITKKNEVLYDVSLEETKKENIVWYWLDLYKPTKEEYTYILQDHFKFHPLAIEDCVEYVQRPKVDFYDGYNFLVLHAFGEDGLEPHEIDLFVSDRYIVSFHFSHNNAIERVWKTLGEKKRIKKSPLHVAHTIVDQIVDDYFAPVYYIEDHLNAIDDNLTGETAGSVLEEVFDIRADLSKLRRTIIPMRDLLYRILNSTRFYGISDHEIYFKDIHDHLLKLTEMIEASRELTADIRDSYFSLNSHHMNNIMKTLTVFSTIFMPLTFIAGVYGMNFAHMPELGGKYSYFICLILMALIGGGMMAWFYKKGWFK; encoded by the coding sequence ATGGGTGAAATTATGATTAGAATCTGTGCAATAACGAAAAAAAATGAAGTTTTATATGATGTTTCGCTAGAAGAAACGAAAAAAGAGAACATCGTATGGTATTGGCTTGATTTATATAAGCCGACGAAAGAGGAGTATACATATATTTTACAAGATCACTTTAAGTTCCATCCCCTTGCAATTGAAGATTGTGTAGAATATGTACAGAGGCCAAAGGTAGATTTTTATGATGGATATAACTTTTTAGTTCTCCATGCATTCGGAGAAGACGGATTAGAACCGCATGAAATCGATTTATTTGTTAGTGATCGATATATAGTCTCTTTCCACTTCTCTCATAACAATGCGATTGAAAGAGTATGGAAAACGCTCGGTGAAAAGAAACGTATTAAGAAGAGTCCTTTACATGTAGCACATACAATTGTTGACCAAATTGTAGATGATTATTTCGCACCTGTATATTACATTGAAGACCATTTAAATGCAATTGATGATAATTTAACGGGTGAGACAGCGGGAAGCGTGCTAGAAGAAGTATTTGATATTCGTGCGGATTTATCTAAGCTAAGGCGTACGATTATTCCGATGCGTGATTTATTGTATCGTATATTAAATTCAACACGTTTTTACGGTATAAGCGATCATGAAATTTATTTTAAAGATATACATGATCATTTGCTTAAACTGACAGAGATGATTGAAGCAAGCCGTGAATTAACAGCAGATATTCGAGATAGTTACTTTTCATTGAATTCCCACCATATGAACAACATTATGAAAACATTAACTGTTTTCTCAACTATTTTCATGCCGTTAACATTTATTGCAGGGGTATACGGCATGAACTTCGCACATATGCCGGAGCTTGGCGGGAAGTATAGTTATTTTATTTGCTTAATTTTAATGGCGTTAATTGGCGGCGGAATGATGGCTTGGTTTTATAAAAAAGGTTGGTTTAAGTAA
- a CDS encoding pyrimidine-nucleoside phosphorylase: MRMVDLIAKKRDGQALTTEEINFIVEGYTNGDIPDYQVSSLAMAIFFQDMNDQERADLTMAMVNSGDTIDLSAIEGVKVDKHSTGGVGDTTTLVLGPLVAALGVPVAKMSGRGLGHTGGTIDKLEAVPGFHVEIENDEFMRLVNENKIAVIGQSGNLTPADKKLYALRDVTATVNSIPLIASSIMSKKIAAGADAIVLDVKTGAGAFMKTDEDAKRLAEAMVRIGNNVGRNTMAVISDMSQPLGEAIGNALEVQEAIDTLQGKGPKDLEELCLTLGSQMVYLAGQASSLEDAREKLIEVMNNGKALEAFKTFLSAQGGDASVVDDPSKLPQAQFKIEVEAKEDGYVSEIVADEIGTAAMLLGAGRATKESEIDLAVGLMLRKKVGDSVKKGDSLVTIYANRENVEDVKAKIYENMKIAKDHVDAPTLVHGIVTK, encoded by the coding sequence ATGAGAATGGTGGACCTAATTGCAAAAAAACGTGATGGACAAGCATTAACGACAGAAGAAATTAACTTTATTGTTGAAGGATATACAAATGGTGATATTCCTGATTATCAAGTAAGTTCACTTGCAATGGCAATTTTCTTCCAAGATATGAATGATCAAGAACGTGCAGATTTAACGATGGCAATGGTAAATAGTGGTGATACAATTGACTTATCAGCCATTGAAGGGGTAAAGGTAGATAAGCATTCAACAGGTGGTGTTGGTGATACAACGACACTTGTATTAGGTCCATTAGTAGCTGCTTTAGGTGTACCAGTTGCAAAAATGTCTGGACGTGGTCTAGGACATACGGGTGGTACAATTGATAAGTTAGAAGCAGTTCCAGGATTCCATGTGGAAATTGAAAATGATGAATTCATGCGTCTTGTAAATGAAAATAAAATTGCTGTTATCGGGCAAAGTGGAAACTTAACACCTGCTGATAAAAAGTTATATGCGCTTCGTGATGTAACGGCAACAGTAAATTCTATTCCGCTAATTGCAAGCTCGATTATGAGTAAGAAAATTGCTGCTGGTGCAGATGCAATTGTTCTTGATGTAAAAACTGGAGCAGGAGCATTTATGAAAACGGATGAAGATGCAAAGCGTTTAGCAGAAGCAATGGTACGCATCGGTAATAACGTTGGTCGTAATACGATGGCAGTTATTTCTGATATGAGTCAGCCGCTTGGTGAAGCAATTGGTAATGCATTAGAAGTACAAGAAGCAATTGATACATTACAAGGTAAAGGACCGAAAGATTTAGAAGAGCTATGTTTAACGCTTGGAAGTCAGATGGTGTACCTTGCTGGGCAAGCTTCATCTTTAGAAGATGCACGTGAAAAATTAATTGAAGTAATGAACAATGGAAAAGCGTTAGAAGCATTTAAAACGTTCTTATCGGCGCAGGGCGGCGATGCTTCTGTTGTTGATGATCCTTCTAAATTGCCACAAGCACAATTTAAAATTGAAGTGGAAGCGAAAGAAGACGGTTACGTATCGGAAATCGTTGCAGATGAAATCGGAACAGCAGCAATGCTTTTAGGAGCAGGGCGTGCAACGAAAGAGTCTGAAATTGATTTAGCAGTGGGTCTAATGCTTCGCAAAAAAGTAGGCGATAGCGTGAAAAAAGGTGACTCTCTTGTTACAATTTACGCAAACCGCGAAAATGTTGAAGATGTAAAAGCGAAAATTTATGAGAACATGAAAATCGCTAAAGACCACGTAGATGCACCAACTTTAGTACACGGTATTGTAACGAAGTAA
- a CDS encoding purine-nucleoside phosphorylase: MNRELITKSASYLKEKFQETPQVGLILGSGLGVLADEIENAVTVPYSEIPEFPVSTVEGHAGQLVFGTLQGVTVVAMQGRFHFYEGYDMQKVTFPVRVMKELGVETVVVTNAAGGVNTSFEPGDLMLISDHINFMGTNPLIGPNDSEMGVRFPDMSTSYTPELREMAKQVAADLNIKVQEGVYVGMTGPVYETPAEIRMLRTLGGDAVGMSTVPEVIVARHAGMKVLGISCISNMAAGILDQPLHHDEVIETTERVKANFLALVKAIVKQMKG; encoded by the coding sequence ATGAATCGTGAACTAATTACAAAATCAGCTTCATACTTAAAAGAGAAATTTCAAGAGACACCACAAGTAGGACTAATCCTTGGATCTGGACTAGGTGTATTAGCAGATGAAATCGAGAATGCAGTAACAGTACCATACAGTGAAATCCCTGAATTCCCAGTTTCAACTGTAGAAGGACATGCAGGTCAACTTGTATTCGGTACACTTCAAGGTGTAACAGTAGTAGCAATGCAAGGACGTTTCCATTTCTACGAAGGATACGATATGCAAAAAGTAACATTCCCAGTTCGTGTTATGAAAGAACTAGGTGTAGAAACAGTTGTTGTAACGAACGCAGCTGGTGGTGTAAATACATCATTTGAACCAGGCGATCTTATGTTAATTTCAGACCACATTAACTTCATGGGTACGAACCCATTAATCGGACCAAATGATTCTGAAATGGGTGTACGTTTCCCTGATATGTCTACATCATATACGCCAGAACTTCGCGAAATGGCGAAACAAGTTGCAGCAGATTTAAATATTAAAGTACAAGAAGGTGTATATGTTGGAATGACAGGTCCTGTATATGAAACACCTGCTGAAATTCGTATGCTTCGTACACTTGGTGGAGATGCAGTTGGTATGTCAACTGTACCTGAAGTAATTGTAGCGCGTCATGCGGGTATGAAAGTACTTGGTATTTCTTGTATTTCAAATATGGCAGCTGGTATTTTAGATCAACCACTTCACCACGATGAAGTAATTGAAACGACAGAACGTGTTAAAGCTAACTTCTTAGCATTAGTAAAAGCAATCGTAAAACAAATGAAGGGGTGA
- the deoB gene encoding phosphopentomutase, translating into MNKYKRIFLVVMDSVGIGEAPDAEQFGDLGSDTIGHIAEHMNGLHMPNMVKLGLGNIREMKGISKVEKPLGYYTKMQEKSTGKDTMTGHWEIMGLYIDTPFQVFPEGFPKELLDELEEKTGRKIIGNKPASGTEILDELGQEQMETGSLIVYTSADSVLQIAAHEEVVPLDELYKICKIARELTLDEKYMVGRVIARPFVGEPGKFTRTPNRHDYALKPFGRTVMNELKDSDYDVIAIGKISDIYDGEGVTESLRTKSNMDGMDKLVDTLNMDFTGISFLNLVDFDALFGHRRDPQGYGEALQEYDARLPEVFEKLKEDDLLLITADHGNDPVHYGTDHTREYVPLLAYSPSMKEGGQELSLRQTFADIGATVAENFNVKMPEHGTSFLNELKK; encoded by the coding sequence ATGAATAAATATAAACGTATTTTCCTAGTCGTAATGGACTCTGTGGGAATCGGTGAAGCACCAGATGCTGAGCAGTTTGGTGATTTAGGTTCTGATACAATTGGTCATATCGCTGAACATATGAATGGATTACACATGCCAAACATGGTGAAATTAGGCCTTGGTAATATTCGTGAAATGAAAGGAATCTCTAAAGTAGAGAAACCGCTTGGATATTATACAAAAATGCAAGAGAAATCTACAGGTAAAGATACAATGACAGGTCACTGGGAAATCATGGGCCTTTACATTGATACACCATTCCAAGTATTCCCTGAAGGATTCCCGAAAGAATTACTTGATGAATTAGAAGAAAAAACAGGCCGTAAAATTATCGGTAATAAGCCAGCTTCTGGAACAGAAATTCTTGATGAGCTTGGTCAAGAGCAAATGGAAACAGGCTCTTTAATCGTTTACACTTCTGCTGATAGTGTATTACAAATTGCAGCACACGAAGAAGTAGTGCCACTTGATGAGTTATATAAAATTTGTAAAATTGCCCGTGAACTAACATTAGATGAGAAGTACATGGTAGGACGTGTTATCGCTCGTCCGTTCGTTGGAGAACCAGGGAAATTCACACGTACACCAAATCGTCATGACTATGCATTAAAACCATTTGGTCGCACAGTAATGAATGAATTAAAAGATAGTGACTACGATGTTATTGCTATCGGTAAAATTTCTGATATTTATGATGGCGAAGGGGTAACTGAATCACTTCGTACGAAATCAAATATGGATGGAATGGACAAGCTTGTAGATACATTAAATATGGACTTTACAGGTATTAGCTTCTTAAACTTAGTTGACTTTGATGCCTTATTTGGTCATCGTCGTGACCCACAAGGGTACGGAGAAGCTCTACAAGAATACGACGCACGTCTTCCAGAAGTATTCGAAAAACTAAAAGAAGATGATCTATTATTAATTACAGCAGACCACGGTAATGATCCAGTTCACTACGGTACTGATCATACACGTGAATATGTACCGTTATTAGCATATAGCCCAAGCATGAAAGAAGGCGGACAAGAGTTATCACTTCGTCAAACATTTGCTGATATTGGTGCAACTGTAGCAGAAAACTTTAATGTTAAAATGCCAGAACATGGAACAAGCTTCTTAAACGAGCTAAAGAAATAG
- a CDS encoding FixH family protein, whose protein sequence is MMKKLIITLFIAMLALAGCNTNKEEPKKEQKLEAVKVAVQTNPKEIKPGEKTEVQALVTQGKEKVTDADDVKFEIWKAGDEKHEMLNAKHKGKGVYAVEKTFETDGVYHVIAHTNAREMHVMPEVKVAVGNAKVEDAKKEEGHGDHKSDTMIHLMAGDIKANAESTMKVHLKQKEEALSGAEVQLEIWKDGVEKHEFIPAKEGNKGEYESKHTFKENGAYKVKVHVRKGELHEHKEETVEVK, encoded by the coding sequence ATGATGAAAAAACTTATTATTACGTTATTTATCGCGATGCTAGCATTGGCTGGCTGTAATACAAACAAAGAAGAACCGAAAAAAGAACAGAAACTTGAAGCTGTAAAAGTAGCAGTTCAAACGAATCCGAAAGAAATTAAACCAGGTGAAAAAACAGAAGTACAAGCACTTGTTACACAAGGAAAAGAAAAAGTAACAGATGCTGATGATGTAAAGTTTGAAATTTGGAAAGCAGGCGACGAAAAGCACGAGATGTTAAATGCTAAGCATAAAGGAAAAGGTGTTTATGCTGTAGAAAAAACATTCGAAACGGATGGAGTATATCATGTTATTGCTCATACAAATGCACGTGAAATGCATGTTATGCCAGAAGTAAAAGTGGCTGTGGGAAATGCAAAAGTTGAAGATGCGAAAAAAGAAGAAGGTCATGGGGATCATAAAAGTGATACGATGATACACCTTATGGCTGGAGATATTAAAGCAAATGCTGAGTCAACAATGAAAGTTCATTTAAAACAAAAAGAAGAAGCGTTATCTGGTGCTGAAGTACAACTTGAGATTTGGAAAGACGGCGTTGAAAAACACGAATTTATTCCGGCGAAAGAGGGGAATAAAGGGGAGTATGAAAGTAAACATACTTTCAAAGAGAATGGTGCTTATAAAGTGAAAGTTCATGTAAGAAAAGGTGAACTACATGAACATAAAGAAGAAACAGTAGAAGTAAAATAA
- the xerD gene encoding site-specific tyrosine recombinase XerD → MEDQLKDFIHYMIVEKGLAKNTVVSYERDLKSYVKYLQNVEQTKTFHEVTRLHIVNFLQYLKENGKSSKTLARHIASIRSFHQFLLRERAVEHDPSVHIETPQGERKLPKVLSIDEVEALLQTPKTASAFGIRDKAMLELLYATGLRVSELISLNLEDVHLTMGFVRCIGKGNKERIIPLGSLATEAIQKYIEKGRRELMGKKAVDALFLNHHGNRLSRQGFWKILKRLAKEANIEKELTPHTLRHSFATHLLENGADLRAVQEMLGHADISTTQIYTHVSKTRLKDVYKQFHPRA, encoded by the coding sequence TTGGAAGATCAATTAAAAGATTTTATTCATTATATGATTGTTGAAAAAGGTTTAGCGAAAAATACAGTTGTATCTTATGAACGCGATTTGAAAAGCTATGTGAAGTATTTGCAAAATGTAGAACAAACGAAGACGTTTCATGAAGTGACACGCTTGCATATTGTTAACTTTTTGCAGTATTTAAAAGAAAACGGAAAATCTTCAAAAACATTGGCGCGTCATATTGCATCGATTCGTTCATTTCATCAATTTTTACTTCGTGAACGAGCAGTGGAGCATGACCCATCGGTACATATTGAAACGCCACAAGGGGAACGGAAATTACCAAAAGTATTATCGATCGACGAAGTGGAAGCATTGCTTCAAACACCGAAAACGGCAAGTGCTTTTGGGATTCGTGATAAGGCAATGTTAGAGTTGTTGTATGCAACAGGACTTCGTGTTTCAGAATTAATTTCATTAAATTTAGAAGATGTACACTTAACGATGGGGTTTGTTCGCTGCATAGGGAAAGGGAATAAAGAAAGAATTATTCCATTAGGAAGCTTAGCGACAGAAGCGATTCAAAAGTATATTGAAAAAGGAAGAAGAGAATTGATGGGTAAAAAAGCAGTAGATGCACTCTTTTTAAACCATCATGGTAATCGATTATCGAGACAAGGATTTTGGAAAATTTTAAAACGATTAGCGAAAGAAGCAAATATTGAAAAAGAGCTTACACCGCATACGTTACGCCATTCTTTTGCTACACACTTATTAGAAAATGGGGCAGACTTGCGTGCTGTACAAGAAATGCTTGGACATGCAGATATTTCAACGACGCAAATTTATACGCACGTTTCAAAAACTAGATTAAAAGATGTATATAAACAGTTTCACCCGAGAGCATAG
- a CDS encoding YqzK family protein, protein MRRALKLTFDGMKVFLLFTSCTILFYFAILWINEEYESYHRYEKPKEETVEKVSGNEEPEKDAFVNRMMFFYENGE, encoded by the coding sequence ATGCGCCGAGCTTTAAAATTAACTTTTGATGGGATGAAAGTATTTTTATTATTTACAAGTTGTACGATTTTGTTTTATTTCGCTATACTATGGATAAATGAAGAATATGAAAGTTACCATCGTTATGAAAAGCCAAAAGAAGAGACTGTAGAAAAAGTATCAGGGAATGAGGAGCCGGAAAAGGATGCTTTCGTAAATAGAATGATGTTTTTCTATGAAAATGGGGAGTAG
- a CDS encoding Fur family transcriptional regulator, protein MEERIERIKKQLHAASYKLTPQREATVRVLLENEEDHLSAEDVYLLVKEKSPEIGLATVYRTLELLSELKVVDKINFGDGVSRYDLRQEGAQRFHHHLICTQCGAVQEIQEDLLGEVENKVERDWSFKVKDHRLTFHGICKNCQENETDEK, encoded by the coding sequence ATGGAAGAAAGAATTGAACGAATTAAGAAGCAATTACATGCAGCGAGCTATAAATTGACACCACAACGTGAAGCAACAGTTCGTGTGCTGCTAGAAAATGAAGAAGATCATTTAAGCGCAGAAGATGTATACCTCCTTGTAAAAGAAAAGTCGCCAGAGATCGGATTAGCAACCGTTTATCGAACTTTAGAGTTATTGTCTGAGTTGAAAGTTGTCGATAAGATTAACTTTGGAGACGGTGTTTCGCGTTATGACTTACGCCAAGAAGGTGCACAGCGTTTCCATCATCATTTAATCTGTACACAATGCGGTGCTGTACAAGAAATACAAGAAGATTTACTTGGTGAAGTGGAGAATAAAGTGGAACGAGACTGGAGCTTTAAGGTGAAAGATCATCGTTTAACATTCCATGGGATTTGTAAAAATTGTCAAGAAAATGAAACGGATGAAAAATAA
- the spoIIM gene encoding stage II sporulation protein M: MWRKTWQDRVMSHIQENSSLYIFNAVLLLMGVIFGAILVNSLQINQKQDLSFYLQRFFGQVSKGEFAVAGEMFRESYFSQLKYIGFIWILGISIIGLPLIFILLFLKGVVVGFTVGFLVSQHGWNGLLLAFVSVLPQNLIIIPVFLVMTTIAASFSLRMIRHQFIRKITEPLLPLLIRYTCFFLVIGAVLAIASSVEAYASPVLMKEVVEAINKQ, translated from the coding sequence ATGTGGCGAAAAACGTGGCAAGACCGTGTAATGTCTCACATACAGGAAAATTCTTCACTATATATATTTAATGCGGTTTTATTACTGATGGGAGTAATATTTGGAGCGATTCTTGTGAATAGTTTACAAATAAACCAAAAGCAAGATTTATCATTTTATTTACAGCGTTTTTTTGGACAAGTTTCTAAAGGAGAATTTGCTGTCGCGGGCGAAATGTTTCGAGAAAGTTACTTTTCGCAATTAAAATATATCGGCTTTATTTGGATTTTGGGGATTTCAATTATTGGGTTGCCACTCATTTTTATCTTACTATTTTTAAAAGGGGTAGTTGTTGGATTTACAGTAGGTTTTTTAGTAAGTCAGCACGGATGGAATGGACTATTATTAGCATTTGTATCTGTATTGCCACAAAATTTAATTATAATTCCTGTATTTCTCGTTATGACAACAATTGCTGCAAGCTTTTCCTTGAGAATGATTAGGCATCAATTTATCCGGAAAATAACTGAGCCACTATTGCCGTTATTAATTCGCTATACATGCTTTTTTCTCGTGATTGGAGCGGTATTAGCTATTGCTTCCAGTGTCGAAGCGTATGCATCACCAGTTTTAATGAAAGAAGTTGTGGAGGCTATTAATAAACAATAA
- a CDS encoding GNAT family N-acetyltransferase codes for MKPLLLDFPTLFQTERLQVRKPFPGDGTEVYEAIQASLEDLLPWMPITAETEERAEEIVREAHGQFLLRETLDFHLYDKVSGTFIGAITLKPENWDIPKFSLHFWLHSAYTKHGYMTEAIKGAIQFAFDKLGARRIEIRTDATNINACNLAERLEFILEGTMENDFLAPDGSLRDARVYAKIN; via the coding sequence TTGAAACCATTATTATTAGATTTTCCAACATTATTTCAAACTGAGCGCTTGCAAGTACGTAAGCCGTTTCCAGGTGATGGCACAGAAGTATATGAAGCAATCCAAGCTTCTCTAGAAGACTTATTACCATGGATGCCAATTACAGCTGAAACAGAAGAACGTGCTGAAGAAATTGTTCGCGAAGCTCACGGACAGTTTTTACTTCGTGAAACACTTGATTTCCACTTATACGATAAAGTATCTGGTACATTCATCGGAGCTATTACTCTCAAACCTGAAAACTGGGATATTCCAAAGTTTTCACTTCACTTCTGGCTACATAGCGCTTATACAAAGCATGGCTATATGACAGAAGCCATTAAAGGTGCGATTCAATTTGCATTTGATAAACTAGGTGCTAGAAGAATTGAAATTCGTACTGATGCAACAAATATAAACGCATGTAACTTAGCAGAACGTCTAGAATTTATTTTAGAAGGTACAATGGAAAATGATTTCCTAGCACCCGATGGCAGCTTACGCGATGCACGTGTATATGCAAAAATCAACTAA
- a CDS encoding NUDIX domain-containing protein yields MSNLAERTVKTEPIFDGRVIKVRVDDVVLPNGEMSKREIVNHPGAVAIIAITDEGKIVLVEQYRKALEKAIVEIPAGKLEPGEKPEVTAVRELEEETGYVCENMELITSFYTSPGFADEILYVYKATGLKQKENKAALDEDEFVELMEVSLEEAIDLMKDLRIHDAKTMFAVQYLQLQK; encoded by the coding sequence ATGAGTAATCTTGCAGAAAGAACAGTAAAAACTGAACCGATTTTTGATGGTAGAGTTATAAAAGTTCGTGTTGATGATGTAGTATTACCAAATGGAGAAATGAGTAAACGTGAAATCGTAAATCACCCTGGGGCAGTTGCTATTATTGCTATTACTGATGAGGGGAAAATTGTACTCGTTGAGCAGTATCGTAAAGCACTCGAAAAGGCAATTGTGGAAATTCCTGCTGGGAAGTTAGAACCTGGGGAAAAGCCAGAGGTAACAGCAGTTCGTGAATTAGAAGAAGAAACAGGATATGTATGTGAAAATATGGAGCTTATTACATCTTTCTATACATCACCTGGTTTTGCAGATGAGATTTTATATGTATATAAAGCGACAGGATTAAAACAAAAAGAAAATAAAGCAGCTTTAGATGAAGATGAATTTGTGGAATTAATGGAAGTGTCATTAGAAGAAGCGATTGATCTTATGAAAGACCTTCGCATACATGATGCTAAGACGATGTTTGCAGTACAATATTTACAATTACAAAAATAA
- the mciZ gene encoding Z-ring formation inhibitor MciZ: MKVYILPNRVTLVGKAWQIRHKLKQYGKEYTTVQEWITANKK; the protein is encoded by the coding sequence ATGAAAGTTTACATTTTACCAAATCGCGTCACTTTAGTCGGCAAAGCATGGCAAATTCGTCATAAGCTAAAACAATATGGAAAAGAGTATACAACTGTACAAGAGTGGATTACAGCAAATAAAAAGTAA